Proteins co-encoded in one Arachis hypogaea cultivar Tifrunner chromosome 13, arahy.Tifrunner.gnm2.J5K5, whole genome shotgun sequence genomic window:
- the LOC112732379 gene encoding uncharacterized protein isoform X1 gives MSAIVKYTSIFIPFHTSPGAPFRRRFITTTITVHRTLLHRHRHRRPKHQMDMDMNKDKHSEVEIESHVHYNHTLPSKYVRWTARESFQFMYARPWHPVNDFYLNIVRGTHSFSILFGPQTVLDHNDTGIPALSDWTELESVSSEERHGRWARVTFKIVLSYHGASFDGWQKQPGLSTVQSIVEGSLGKFVDEKKTQLLKDKGLPVEGCAVVAGRTDKGVTALQQVCSFYTWRKDVKPREVEDAINSAAPGKLRVVSVSEVSRAFHPNFSAKWRRYLYIFPLTDEDYMDQSGGNEDLCANNGCNGVHDSANKDELESEQKSYVFSVRKVNRLLQQLEGKLLSYKMFARDTKASRNEGPPTECFLYHARATEIRLATDYNEETRVMCVELVANRFLRKMVRVLVATSIREAAAGAEDDALLQLMDATCRRATAPPAPPDGLCLVDVGYTEFDGTKCFIPKE, from the exons ATGAGTGCTATTGTCAAATACAcatctattttcattccttttcACACATCTCCGGGAGCCCCTTTCCGACGGCGATTTATAACCACCACCATAACCGTCCACAGAACCCTGCTGCATCGACATCGACATCGACGCCCCAAGCACCAGATGGATATGGATATGAATAAGGATAAGCACAGCGAAGTAGAGATTGAAAGTCACGTGCACTACAACCATACCCTTCCCTCAAAATACGTCAGATGGACCGCTAGGGAGAGCTTCCAATTCATGTATGCAAGGCCCTGGCACCCAGTCAACGATTTTTATCTCAATATTGTTCGTGGCAcccactctttttcaattctttttggcCCTCAG ACAGTTCTTGATCATAATGATACTGGAATTCCAGCACTTTCTGATTGGACTGAGTTGGAAAGTGTTTCATCCGAAGAGCGCCATGGAAGGTGGGCAAGAGTGACTTTCAAAATTGTTCTTTCATACCACGGGGCTTCTTTTGATGGGTGGCAAAAGCAACCAGGATTGAGTACCGTTCAAAG TATAGTAGAAGGTTCACTTGGCAAATTTGTTGATGAAAAGAAAACTCAACTGCTCAAGGACAAAGGTTTGCCTGTTGAAGGCTGTGCTGTTGTTGCAGGTCGTACTGACAAAGGGGTGACAGCACTTCAACAAGTCTGTTCTTTCT ATACTTGGAGGAAGGATGTTAAACCAAGAGAGGTTGAGGATGCAATCAATAGTGCAGCACCCGGAAAACTTAGGGTCGTATCAGTTTCTGAG GTATCCCGTGCctttcatcctaatttctcaGCCAAATGGAGACGTTACCTTTATATTTTCCCTCTCACTGATGAAGACTACATGGACCAAAGTGGTGGAAATGAGGACTTATGTGCCAATAACGGATGTAATGGTGTTCATGATTCTGCCAACAAGGATGAGCTAGAAAGTGAACAGAAATCTTATGTGTTCAGTGTAAGAAAGGTAAACCGGCTTTTGCAACAATTAGAAGGAAAATTGTTATCCTACAAGATGTTTGCCCGTGATACAAAAGCTTCAAGAAATGA AGGTCCACCAACTGAGTGTTTTCTTTACCATGCGAGAGCTACGGAGATAAGACTGGCTACT GACTACAATGAAGAAACACGGGTTATGTGCGTTGAGCTGGTAGCTAATCGCTTTTTACGCAAG ATGGTTCGAGTCCTTGTGGCAACCTCAATTAGAGAAGCTGCCGCTGGTGCTGAAGATGATGCCTTGCTGCAGCTCATGGATGCCACGTGCCGGCGTGCCACTGCTCCACCAGCACCCCCTGATGGACTATGTCTAGTTGATGTAGGGTATACAGAATTCGACGGCACAAAATGCTTCATCCCCAAAGAGTAG
- the LOC112732379 gene encoding uncharacterized protein isoform X2: protein MDMDMNKDKHSEVEIESHVHYNHTLPSKYVRWTARESFQFMYARPWHPVNDFYLNIVRGTHSFSILFGPQTVLDHNDTGIPALSDWTELESVSSEERHGRWARVTFKIVLSYHGASFDGWQKQPGLSTVQSIVEGSLGKFVDEKKTQLLKDKGLPVEGCAVVAGRTDKGVTALQQVCSFYTWRKDVKPREVEDAINSAAPGKLRVVSVSEVSRAFHPNFSAKWRRYLYIFPLTDEDYMDQSGGNEDLCANNGCNGVHDSANKDELESEQKSYVFSVRKVNRLLQQLEGKLLSYKMFARDTKASRNEGPPTECFLYHARATEIRLATDYNEETRVMCVELVANRFLRKMVRVLVATSIREAAAGAEDDALLQLMDATCRRATAPPAPPDGLCLVDVGYTEFDGTKCFIPKE, encoded by the exons ATGGATATGGATATGAATAAGGATAAGCACAGCGAAGTAGAGATTGAAAGTCACGTGCACTACAACCATACCCTTCCCTCAAAATACGTCAGATGGACCGCTAGGGAGAGCTTCCAATTCATGTATGCAAGGCCCTGGCACCCAGTCAACGATTTTTATCTCAATATTGTTCGTGGCAcccactctttttcaattctttttggcCCTCAG ACAGTTCTTGATCATAATGATACTGGAATTCCAGCACTTTCTGATTGGACTGAGTTGGAAAGTGTTTCATCCGAAGAGCGCCATGGAAGGTGGGCAAGAGTGACTTTCAAAATTGTTCTTTCATACCACGGGGCTTCTTTTGATGGGTGGCAAAAGCAACCAGGATTGAGTACCGTTCAAAG TATAGTAGAAGGTTCACTTGGCAAATTTGTTGATGAAAAGAAAACTCAACTGCTCAAGGACAAAGGTTTGCCTGTTGAAGGCTGTGCTGTTGTTGCAGGTCGTACTGACAAAGGGGTGACAGCACTTCAACAAGTCTGTTCTTTCT ATACTTGGAGGAAGGATGTTAAACCAAGAGAGGTTGAGGATGCAATCAATAGTGCAGCACCCGGAAAACTTAGGGTCGTATCAGTTTCTGAG GTATCCCGTGCctttcatcctaatttctcaGCCAAATGGAGACGTTACCTTTATATTTTCCCTCTCACTGATGAAGACTACATGGACCAAAGTGGTGGAAATGAGGACTTATGTGCCAATAACGGATGTAATGGTGTTCATGATTCTGCCAACAAGGATGAGCTAGAAAGTGAACAGAAATCTTATGTGTTCAGTGTAAGAAAGGTAAACCGGCTTTTGCAACAATTAGAAGGAAAATTGTTATCCTACAAGATGTTTGCCCGTGATACAAAAGCTTCAAGAAATGA AGGTCCACCAACTGAGTGTTTTCTTTACCATGCGAGAGCTACGGAGATAAGACTGGCTACT GACTACAATGAAGAAACACGGGTTATGTGCGTTGAGCTGGTAGCTAATCGCTTTTTACGCAAG ATGGTTCGAGTCCTTGTGGCAACCTCAATTAGAGAAGCTGCCGCTGGTGCTGAAGATGATGCCTTGCTGCAGCTCATGGATGCCACGTGCCGGCGTGCCACTGCTCCACCAGCACCCCCTGATGGACTATGTCTAGTTGATGTAGGGTATACAGAATTCGACGGCACAAAATGCTTCATCCCCAAAGAGTAG